A part of Rhodoligotrophos appendicifer genomic DNA contains:
- a CDS encoding TRAP transporter permease codes for MTDPQQDQVHLDPLELDEAKARELEEKFDSEIRFRPLSRFPGLLVGGLLVILSVFHYYTAGFGLLPEMLHRGIHLSFVLALVFLVFPFSKRGYHEPATSRWYRPFGITVLDWLLALWAVMSVMHVPLIPLDELAFRVGNPTTADVVFGGALILLLLEATRRSVGWPLPIIAVIFMTYAIFGTHMPGILLHPGASLSQLIDHLYLTTQGIYGIALGVVATYVFHFVLFGVFATRIGLGQLFLDCAAWVAGRYAGGPAKISIFGSALFGMISGSSVANTVTVGSLTIPAMIKLGYKRPFAAAVEAAASTGGQITPPIMGAAAFLMIEFLGLPYTTIILAAIVPAFMHFFGVLMQVHFEAKRNGLRGLRPDEMPDVKAALKRDWPTIIPLVVLVGILLSGYTPYLAAFWGITLCIAVGLLNPRNRLSIPEIFAGLRDGAKYALAVGAAAATVGIIVGVVTLTGVGFKISYIVTSTAGDMAQWIGTAMPGGWLSISALTLLFTLIMTGIVCILMGCGIPTTANYIIMATIAAPALGLLGIEPIVAHFFVFYYGVLADITPPVALAAYAAAGMAGADPFKTGNIAFRLGLGKVLVPFVFVFSPSLLLVAKGFTWPDFVLAFAGCAIGITCLGAAFSGFMLVRTKAWERALLAIASLLLVAPELYSTLAGAALIAPVLMHQIAGFRRAPVAA; via the coding sequence ATGACCGACCCGCAGCAGGACCAGGTCCATCTCGATCCCCTCGAGCTCGATGAGGCGAAAGCCCGTGAGCTCGAGGAGAAATTCGATTCCGAGATCCGCTTTCGGCCCCTCTCCCGCTTCCCCGGCCTGCTGGTCGGCGGCCTGCTCGTCATCCTGTCGGTGTTCCATTACTACACGGCAGGCTTCGGCCTGCTGCCGGAGATGCTGCACAGGGGCATCCATCTCTCCTTCGTGCTGGCCCTCGTCTTCCTGGTCTTTCCCTTCTCGAAGCGCGGTTATCACGAGCCGGCGACGTCGCGCTGGTACCGCCCCTTCGGCATCACCGTGCTCGACTGGCTGCTGGCGCTCTGGGCCGTCATGTCGGTCATGCATGTGCCGCTCATCCCGCTGGACGAGCTCGCCTTCCGGGTCGGCAATCCGACCACTGCGGATGTGGTCTTCGGCGGCGCGCTGATCCTGCTCCTGCTGGAGGCCACGCGTCGCTCGGTCGGCTGGCCGCTGCCGATCATCGCCGTGATCTTCATGACCTATGCGATCTTCGGCACACATATGCCGGGCATTCTGCTCCATCCCGGCGCCAGCCTATCGCAGCTGATCGACCATCTTTACCTGACCACCCAAGGCATCTACGGCATCGCGCTCGGCGTGGTGGCCACCTATGTCTTCCACTTCGTGCTGTTCGGCGTGTTTGCCACCCGCATCGGACTGGGACAGCTGTTTCTCGACTGCGCCGCCTGGGTGGCGGGACGCTATGCGGGGGGGCCCGCCAAGATTTCGATCTTCGGCTCCGCCCTGTTCGGCATGATCTCCGGTTCTTCGGTCGCGAATACGGTGACCGTCGGCTCGCTGACCATCCCGGCGATGATCAAACTCGGCTACAAGCGCCCCTTCGCTGCGGCCGTCGAAGCGGCGGCCTCGACCGGGGGGCAGATCACCCCGCCGATCATGGGGGCTGCAGCCTTCCTGATGATCGAATTCCTGGGCCTGCCCTATACCACGATCATCCTGGCGGCCATCGTGCCCGCCTTCATGCATTTCTTCGGCGTGTTGATGCAGGTGCATTTCGAGGCCAAGCGCAACGGTCTCCGCGGGCTCAGGCCGGACGAGATGCCCGACGTCAAGGCCGCGCTCAAGCGCGATTGGCCAACCATCATCCCGCTCGTGGTCCTGGTGGGCATCCTGCTCTCGGGCTATACGCCCTATCTCGCGGCCTTCTGGGGGATCACCCTGTGCATCGCCGTCGGCCTGCTCAATCCGCGCAACCGGCTGTCGATTCCCGAAATCTTCGCGGGCCTGCGCGATGGTGCGAAATATGCCCTCGCCGTCGGGGCCGCGGCCGCCACCGTGGGCATCATCGTCGGTGTCGTGACGTTGACCGGGGTCGGCTTCAAGATCTCCTATATCGTCACCAGCACGGCCGGCGACATGGCGCAGTGGATCGGAACCGCCATGCCGGGCGGATGGCTCAGCATCAGCGCATTGACCTTGCTGTTCACGCTGATCATGACCGGCATCGTCTGCATCCTCATGGGCTGCGGCATTCCGACGACGGCCAATTACATCATCATGGCGACCATCGCCGCGCCGGCCCTCGGCCTGCTGGGCATCGAGCCGATCGTCGCCCATTTCTTCGTGTTCTATTACGGGGTGCTCGCCGACATCACGCCACCCGTGGCGCTCGCGGCCTATGCCGCCGCGGGGATGGCGGGGGCGGATCCGTTTAAGACCGGCAACATCGCCTTCCGGCTCGGCCTGGGCAAGGTGCTGGTGCCCTTCGTCTTCGTCTTCTCGCCGTCCCTGCTGCTGGTGGCAAAGGGCTTTACCTGGCCGGATTTCGTGCTCGCCTTCGCCGGCTGCGCGATCGGCATCACCTGCCTGGGCGCAGCCTTTTCGGGCTTCATGCTGGTCAGGACGAAAGCCTGGGAGCGCGCCCTGCTCGCCATCGCCTCGCTTCTGCTCGTGGCGCCGGAGCTTTATTCCACCCTGGCCGGTGCGGCCCTGATCGCGCCGGTGCTGATGCATCAGATCGCCGGCTTCCGCCGGGCACCCGTTGCCGCCTGA
- a CDS encoding TAXI family TRAP transporter solute-binding subunit has product MNLIKTSRAVIGAAVVAAVMGASFVAAQTPAFFRIGTGGTAGTYYPIGGLIANAISATSGTGVPGLVATAVASNGSVANINAIQAGSAESGFTQSDVATWAYNGTGLYEGKPKVEDLRLIATLYPETIHIVARKDAGIKSVADLKGKRVSIDEPGSGTIVDARLVLAAYGITEKDISPEYLKPGPAGDRLRDGALDAYFFVGGYPTGAISELATSSGITLVPITGPEVDKLIAENGFFSKDTVPADVYNGVGATPTIAVAAQWVTSAKQPEQLVYDITKVLWSDATRKSLDAGHAKGKMITLQNATTSLGIPLHPGAEKFYKEAGVLK; this is encoded by the coding sequence ATGAACCTCATCAAAACATCGCGCGCCGTCATCGGCGCGGCCGTTGTGGCCGCTGTCATGGGTGCAAGCTTCGTCGCCGCACAGACGCCGGCGTTCTTCCGCATCGGCACCGGCGGTACGGCCGGGACCTATTATCCCATCGGCGGCCTCATCGCCAATGCCATCTCCGCCACCAGCGGCACCGGCGTGCCGGGTCTCGTCGCCACTGCGGTCGCGTCGAACGGATCGGTCGCCAATATCAACGCGATCCAGGCGGGTTCGGCCGAATCCGGCTTCACTCAGTCGGACGTGGCGACCTGGGCCTATAATGGCACCGGCCTCTATGAGGGCAAGCCGAAGGTCGAGGACCTCCGACTCATCGCCACGCTCTATCCCGAGACCATCCACATCGTCGCGCGCAAAGATGCCGGCATCAAATCCGTCGCCGACCTCAAGGGCAAGCGCGTGTCCATCGACGAGCCGGGCTCCGGCACCATCGTGGACGCCCGGCTGGTGCTGGCCGCCTATGGGATCACCGAAAAGGACATCTCACCCGAATATCTGAAGCCGGGACCCGCCGGCGATCGCCTGCGCGACGGTGCGCTGGATGCCTATTTCTTCGTGGGTGGCTATCCGACCGGCGCGATTTCCGAACTCGCCACGTCGAGCGGCATCACCCTGGTGCCGATCACCGGACCCGAGGTCGACAAGCTCATCGCCGAGAACGGCTTCTTCTCGAAGGATACGGTGCCGGCTGACGTCTATAATGGCGTCGGCGCGACACCGACCATCGCAGTGGCGGCGCAGTGGGTGACGAGCGCGAAGCAGCCGGAGCAGCTGGTCTATGACATCACCAAGGTGCTGTGGAGTGATGCCACGCGCAAATCGCTCGATGCAGGCCATGCCAAGGGCAAGATGATCACGCTGCAGAACGCCACGACAAGCCTGGGTATCCCGCTGCATCCGGGTGCGGAGAAATTCTACAAGGAAGCCGGCGTCCTGAAATAA
- a CDS encoding dipeptide ABC transporter ATP-binding protein, producing MAVTAIEPRLSAPPSPEIVPVLDCRDVSISYTTRAGQIPAVIDFNLQVMPGEAVGIVGESGCGKSTVALAIMNYMGRNGAITGGEILFQGRDMRLMSEAELQQVRGKDISMVYQEPMASLNPSLRVSEQLTEVLIYHEGLTEADARLRATSMLDAVRLPDAGRILSSFPHQLSGGQQQRVLIAMALLSRPKLLLLDEPTTALDVTVEAGIVELIKEIAREFGTSMVYISHNLGLILETCDRVTVMYSGQAVEQGTVSQVFDQMRHPYTRGLFNSIPLPGTDRYARPLVPIRGQLPLPHERPKGCYFGPRCDFFQAGRCDAQLIPMEPVAHEDSHGVRCVRYREIDWHAEAPIAVRNDPMRIGDTVLEVQNMTKHYEIRDNSLRALLTGRRKRYVKANERISFEAREAETVAIVGESGCGKTTFAKVLMGLEEATSGRILLHGKDIANLPVEKRSPKLIGDLQIVFQNPFETLNPSHTIGSQISRVIKKFGVAKTKADVRRQMFQMLDMVKLPRDFAFRKPRQLSGGQKQRVGIARAFGGDAAVVVADEPVSALDVSVQAAITGLLTEIQREKRTTMLFISHDLSVVRYLADRVVVMYLGQIMEQGTTDQVFNPPYHPYTEALLSAVPIADTSITKKHIVLSGELPSPMNPPPGCPFQTRCPRKIGAICETKAPPRKELALGHTILCHLPDEELRAMEPVIAIGAPRSKPAEAEVARFPEIQTPPRPTTPVAERAEPLLDGDPAGHHQSAPPSRSEVATEAAVAGQMPTEARATELDGPAAEDTGIFEGARIDEGPAAGTPALEDRDDLTRIKGIDEERQKLLHAIGVYDIASIARWSEDDIQRVKSALGLKRRTQADTWKKRAGELVAGEAVAGEDAPV from the coding sequence ATGGCAGTCACGGCAATCGAACCCAGGCTTTCGGCCCCGCCCAGCCCCGAGATCGTTCCCGTCCTCGACTGCCGCGACGTTTCCATTTCCTACACCACCCGCGCCGGGCAGATCCCCGCCGTGATCGACTTCAACCTGCAGGTCATGCCGGGTGAGGCCGTCGGCATCGTCGGGGAATCCGGCTGCGGAAAGTCCACGGTGGCGCTGGCCATCATGAATTACATGGGCCGCAACGGGGCCATCACCGGCGGTGAAATCCTGTTCCAGGGCCGGGACATGCGCCTGATGTCGGAAGCCGAGCTGCAGCAGGTCCGCGGCAAGGACATCTCCATGGTCTATCAGGAGCCCATGGCCTCGCTCAATCCCTCGCTCAGGGTCAGCGAACAGCTGACCGAGGTGTTGATCTACCACGAGGGTCTCACGGAAGCAGATGCGCGCCTGCGCGCCACATCCATGCTGGATGCCGTGCGCCTGCCCGATGCCGGTCGGATCCTGTCATCCTTTCCGCATCAGTTGTCGGGCGGCCAGCAGCAGCGCGTGCTGATCGCCATGGCGCTGCTGTCGCGACCGAAGCTTCTGTTGCTGGACGAGCCGACCACCGCCCTCGACGTCACCGTGGAAGCGGGGATCGTGGAGCTGATCAAGGAGATCGCCCGGGAATTCGGCACATCCATGGTCTATATCTCGCATAATCTCGGGCTGATCCTCGAGACCTGCGACCGGGTCACGGTGATGTATTCCGGCCAAGCCGTCGAACAAGGCACCGTCTCTCAAGTGTTCGACCAAATGCGCCATCCCTATACAAGGGGCCTCTTCAACTCGATCCCGCTGCCCGGCACGGACCGTTACGCCCGGCCGCTGGTGCCGATCCGCGGCCAGCTCCCTCTGCCGCATGAGCGGCCCAAGGGATGCTATTTCGGCCCGCGCTGCGATTTCTTCCAAGCGGGACGATGCGATGCCCAGCTGATCCCCATGGAACCGGTGGCGCATGAGGACAGCCACGGCGTGCGCTGCGTACGCTATCGTGAAATCGACTGGCATGCGGAGGCCCCCATCGCCGTCCGCAACGACCCGATGCGCATCGGCGACACGGTCCTCGAAGTGCAGAACATGACGAAGCATTACGAGATCCGCGACAATTCCCTGCGGGCACTGCTCACCGGCCGCCGCAAGCGCTATGTGAAAGCCAATGAAAGGATCAGCTTCGAGGCGCGCGAAGCGGAGACGGTGGCGATCGTGGGTGAGTCCGGCTGCGGCAAGACCACCTTCGCCAAAGTGCTGATGGGACTCGAAGAGGCCACCAGCGGACGCATTCTGCTGCATGGCAAGGACATCGCCAATCTCCCCGTGGAAAAGCGCTCGCCGAAGCTCATCGGCGATCTGCAGATCGTTTTCCAGAACCCGTTCGAGACCCTCAATCCCAGCCATACGATCGGCAGCCAGATTTCTCGCGTCATCAAGAAATTCGGCGTGGCCAAGACGAAGGCGGATGTCCGCCGGCAGATGTTCCAGATGCTCGATATGGTCAAGCTGCCGCGCGACTTCGCCTTCCGCAAGCCGCGCCAGCTCTCGGGCGGACAGAAGCAGCGCGTAGGGATCGCGCGGGCCTTTGGCGGCGATGCTGCCGTTGTGGTGGCGGACGAGCCGGTCTCCGCCCTCGACGTCTCGGTCCAGGCGGCTATCACCGGGCTTCTGACCGAGATCCAGCGTGAAAAGCGCACCACCATGCTGTTCATCAGCCATGATCTCTCGGTCGTCCGCTATCTGGCCGACCGCGTCGTCGTGATGTATCTCGGCCAGATCATGGAGCAGGGGACGACGGATCAGGTGTTCAATCCGCCCTATCATCCCTATACCGAAGCCCTGTTGTCGGCCGTGCCGATTGCGGATACCTCGATCACCAAGAAGCATATCGTGCTGTCGGGCGAGTTGCCGAGCCCGATGAACCCTCCGCCGGGCTGCCCGTTCCAGACCCGCTGCCCGCGCAAGATCGGCGCGATCTGCGAAACCAAGGCACCGCCCCGCAAGGAACTGGCGCTTGGCCACACCATCCTGTGCCATCTCCCCGATGAGGAATTGCGCGCGATGGAACCGGTGATCGCCATCGGGGCGCCTCGATCCAAGCCGGCCGAGGCGGAGGTCGCCCGCTTCCCAGAGATCCAAACGCCGCCTCGTCCGACGACTCCGGTCGCGGAGCGAGCGGAGCCCCTTCTCGACGGTGACCCTGCAGGACATCACCAGTCGGCACCCCCGTCGAGGTCGGAGGTCGCCACGGAAGCCGCCGTCGCGGGCCAGATGCCCACGGAGGCCCGCGCCACCGAACTCGACGGCCCGGCAGCCGAAGACACCGGGATCTTCGAGGGGGCCCGGATCGACGAGGGCCCGGCGGCCGGCACGCCGGCGCTGGAGGACCGAGACGATCTTACCCGCATCAAGGGCATCGACGAGGAGCGCCAGAAGCTCCTGCATGCCATCGGCGTCTACGACATCGCCTCCATCGCCCGCTGGTCGGAAGACGACATCCAGAGGGTCAAGAGTGCGCTCGGCCTCAAGCGACGCACCCAAGCCGATACCTGGAAGAAGCGGGCGGGCGAACTTGTGGCGGGGGAAGCCGTTGCGGGCGAGGACGCCCCGGTGTGA
- a CDS encoding ABC transporter permease, which translates to MVDQTVGQFPSAPGVIRRFFRALFLLRESKIGMLGAFLVLFWIVMAIAAPYLPIADPLKISIPLQKMMAQAPDGSTFWLGTDDRGRDILSRVIWGSRLVLFWASLATIVAYTVGMGLGVVAGYLGGWWDEIISFLANVLLSFPLMVLYLVILTNFGATSALGSFLANTIGLDSKAVSGIIIVVAVTFGTAPQVARIVRGLILDLKTRDYVAAAQVRGESAAYIMLVELLPNARGPLIVDGCLRLGYVTITIALLGYLGLGLPPPDPDWGKMIREAQPMGQFGANAMIWPALAISSLILGLNLLADGLREISLRD; encoded by the coding sequence ATGGTAGACCAGACGGTCGGACAGTTTCCTTCAGCGCCCGGGGTCATCCGCCGCTTCTTCCGTGCCCTGTTCCTGTTGCGCGAAAGCAAGATCGGCATGCTGGGCGCTTTTCTGGTGCTGTTCTGGATCGTGATGGCCATCGCTGCACCCTATCTGCCCATCGCGGACCCCTTGAAGATCTCCATCCCCTTGCAGAAGATGATGGCCCAGGCACCCGATGGCTCGACCTTCTGGCTCGGCACCGATGATCGCGGCCGCGACATCCTCTCGCGTGTCATCTGGGGCTCACGACTGGTGCTGTTCTGGGCGAGCCTGGCCACGATCGTCGCCTATACCGTCGGCATGGGACTGGGCGTCGTCGCCGGCTATCTCGGCGGATGGTGGGACGAGATCATCTCGTTCCTCGCCAATGTCCTGCTGTCCTTTCCGCTCATGGTCCTCTATCTCGTCATTCTCACCAATTTCGGCGCCACCTCGGCGCTGGGGTCCTTTCTCGCCAACACGATCGGGCTCGATTCCAAGGCCGTCTCCGGCATCATCATCGTCGTCGCCGTCACCTTCGGGACGGCACCGCAAGTCGCGCGCATCGTGCGCGGGCTCATCCTGGACCTGAAGACGCGCGACTATGTCGCCGCGGCCCAGGTGCGCGGGGAGTCCGCCGCCTACATCATGCTCGTTGAGCTCCTGCCCAATGCCCGGGGGCCGCTGATCGTCGATGGCTGTCTGCGTCTCGGCTATGTGACCATCACCATCGCCCTCCTGGGCTATCTCGGCCTCGGCCTGCCCCCGCCGGATCCCGACTGGGGCAAGATGATCCGCGAGGCTCAGCCGATGGGCCAGTTCGGCGCCAATGCGATGATCTGGCCGGCGCTGGCGATCTCCTCGCTCATTCTCGGGCTCAATCTACTGGCGGACGGCTTGCGCGAAATTTCGCTGCGAGATTGA
- a CDS encoding ABC transporter permease: MLALLGKRLTSMILIMLVISFLLFLIFEADKVNVATKVLGTFSTMEQRLLWLENNGYNAPFLERYFEWLWKFITGNWGNSLQFQAPVSELLLPRLLNTALLGGIVFIITVSLALALGILSGIAEGSIQDRTITVVSVLTTSVPEFASATLLVAIFVFWLNWLPGTSPFNSGIALQELVLPVAVLVLYNFGYYTRMTRASMAEVMTSQYVRTAVLKGLPRKRVVMRHALRNALIAPFTVMVLQLNYLLSGVIVTEVFFSYRGFGKLLYDAALFNDIYVIEACTMVAVMVAVSSQFISDIGYTLLNPRIRFA; the protein is encoded by the coding sequence ATGCTGGCTCTGCTTGGCAAACGTCTGACCTCCATGATCCTGATCATGCTGGTCATCTCGTTTCTGCTGTTCCTGATCTTCGAGGCCGACAAGGTCAATGTCGCCACCAAGGTGCTGGGGACGTTCTCCACCATGGAACAGCGTCTCCTCTGGCTCGAGAACAATGGCTATAACGCACCGTTCCTGGAGCGGTATTTCGAGTGGCTGTGGAAATTCATCACCGGAAATTGGGGCAATTCCCTGCAGTTCCAGGCGCCGGTCAGCGAGCTGCTGCTGCCTCGACTGCTCAATACCGCGCTTCTCGGCGGCATCGTCTTCATCATCACGGTCTCGCTTGCCCTGGCGCTCGGCATCCTGTCGGGGATTGCCGAGGGGAGCATTCAGGACCGCACCATCACCGTGGTCTCGGTGCTCACCACCTCGGTGCCGGAATTCGCCTCCGCCACGCTGCTGGTGGCGATCTTCGTGTTCTGGCTGAACTGGCTGCCGGGCACCTCACCCTTCAACAGCGGCATCGCGCTCCAGGAGCTGGTGCTGCCGGTCGCGGTGCTGGTCCTCTATAATTTCGGCTATTACACCCGCATGACGCGGGCCTCCATGGCGGAGGTCATGACCTCGCAATATGTGCGGACCGCGGTCCTCAAGGGCCTGCCGCGCAAGCGGGTGGTCATGCGGCATGCCCTGCGCAACGCCCTGATCGCGCCCTTCACGGTCATGGTGCTGCAGCTGAACTACCTCCTCTCGGGGGTCATCGTCACCGAAGTCTTCTTCTCCTATCGCGGCTTCGGAAAACTCCTCTACGATGCCGCCCTGTTCAACGACATCTATGTCATCGAAGCCTGCACCATGGTCGCCGTCATGGTGGCCGTCAGCTCTCAGTTCATCTCCGATATCGGCTATACCCTGCTCAATCCCCGCATCCGTTTTGCCTAA
- a CDS encoding fatty acid desaturase encodes MTAHRLRGARLHAVEWPTASLLVACYLAFGALTYFGDALPLWLLIPAGACVVCLYGSLQHEVIHGHPTRHAILNEALVFPSLSLWVPFRRYRRTHLMHHNDDYLTDPIDDPESWYLEPATWAALPAAVKNVLKINNSLAGRLTIGPLVALSLFVWHEIRRGFANDRGILGAWVLHAGSVSVTLFWVMGVCGMSFWTYVLIFAYPGTSLSLLRSFAEHRADHHAKARSAVIETNPILGLLFLNNNLHAAHHDNPRLAWYQLPAFYQSSRERLLEQNGRYHMVGYLRLAQRFLFTPKESVPHPLKGG; translated from the coding sequence ATGACTGCGCATCGTCTGCGCGGCGCGCGGCTGCACGCCGTCGAATGGCCCACGGCCTCGCTGCTCGTCGCCTGCTACCTGGCCTTCGGTGCGCTCACCTATTTTGGCGATGCCCTGCCCCTCTGGCTGCTGATTCCGGCGGGCGCCTGCGTGGTCTGCCTTTACGGCTCACTGCAGCACGAGGTCATTCACGGGCATCCGACACGGCACGCAATCCTCAACGAAGCCCTCGTCTTTCCCTCGCTCAGCCTCTGGGTGCCGTTTCGTCGCTACCGCCGCACCCATCTCATGCATCACAACGATGATTACCTCACCGATCCCATCGACGATCCCGAATCCTGGTATCTGGAGCCTGCGACCTGGGCCGCGCTGCCCGCCGCGGTGAAGAATGTTCTCAAGATCAACAACAGCCTGGCCGGCCGGCTGACCATCGGGCCCCTGGTCGCCCTGTCGCTGTTCGTCTGGCACGAGATCCGCCGGGGCTTTGCCAATGATCGCGGCATCCTCGGGGCATGGGTGCTGCATGCGGGGTCAGTCTCGGTCACCCTGTTCTGGGTCATGGGCGTGTGCGGGATGAGCTTCTGGACCTATGTGCTGATCTTCGCCTATCCCGGTACCTCGCTCTCCCTCCTGCGCTCCTTTGCCGAGCATCGCGCCGATCACCACGCCAAGGCGCGCAGTGCCGTGATCGAGACCAATCCCATCCTCGGTCTGTTGTTCCTCAACAACAATCTCCATGCGGCCCATCACGACAATCCGCGGCTTGCCTGGTACCAGTTGCCGGCCTTCTACCAGAGCAGCCGGGAACGGCTGCTGGAGCAGAACGGCCGTTATCACATGGTCGGTTACCTCAGGCTGGCACAGCGATTTCTGTTCACACCCAAGGAAAGCGTCCCGCACCCGCTGAAGGGCGGCTAA
- a CDS encoding helix-turn-helix domain-containing protein → MPKTRKRETVEVFRHRLAELISRSGLTRAKFAEKAGLDRSTLSLLLGQSAVRLPRTETIAKIAAQHNSSVDWLLGLAQQDKVATDIVPQLEIETAAGSPVDIRLQRWREEATGFKIRYVPTTLPDLLKSDEVIDYEYAARTGPRPALRQEAAQSSLEYTRKPETDMEVCSSFQSIVGFARGEGVWSDLDRRARIAQIDRMARLTEELYPTFRWFLFDGLEQYSSSYTVFGPKRAAIYIGEMYFVFTSTQHIRELTRHFDDLIRHARIQPHDCARYLRELRGEVR, encoded by the coding sequence ATGCCGAAAACGCGTAAGCGCGAAACCGTTGAGGTCTTTCGCCATAGGCTGGCCGAACTCATCTCCCGATCCGGGCTGACCCGGGCGAAATTTGCCGAGAAGGCAGGCTTGGATCGCTCGACGCTGTCGCTGCTCCTGGGTCAGTCGGCGGTCCGGTTGCCCCGCACCGAAACCATCGCGAAGATCGCAGCCCAGCATAACAGCTCCGTCGACTGGCTGCTCGGGCTCGCCCAGCAGGACAAGGTCGCCACCGACATCGTCCCCCAGCTCGAGATCGAGACGGCGGCCGGCAGCCCCGTCGATATTCGGCTGCAGCGCTGGCGCGAGGAGGCGACCGGGTTCAAGATCCGCTATGTCCCGACGACCTTGCCGGATCTGCTGAAGAGCGACGAAGTCATCGATTACGAATACGCCGCCCGCACCGGACCGCGTCCGGCCCTGCGGCAGGAGGCGGCGCAGTCCAGCCTCGAATATACCCGCAAGCCCGAGACCGACATGGAGGTCTGCAGCTCGTTCCAGTCGATCGTCGGCTTCGCCCGCGGCGAGGGCGTCTGGAGCGACCTCGACCGTCGCGCCCGCATCGCCCAGATCGACCGCATGGCGCGGCTGACGGAGGAGCTCTATCCGACCTTCCGCTGGTTCCTCTTCGACGGTCTGGAGCAATATTCCAGCTCCTACACCGTCTTCGGACCGAAACGTGCCGCCATCTACATCGGCGAGATGTACTTCGTCTTCACCTCCACCCAGCATATTCGCGAGCTGACCCGGCATTTTGACGATTTGATCCGCCATGCCAGGATCCAGCCCCATGACTGTGCGCGCTATCTGAGAGAGCTCCGGGGTGAAGTGCGATGA
- a CDS encoding phosphate/phosphite/phosphonate ABC transporter substrate-binding protein, which produces MIASLPMYDWPEMRAATDAWWAGLSRSLGREGVTDRPDALLREGDFKQPWSRPDLLLSQTCGFPLVESFAPNLSILGSPAYAAKGCDGPTYCSMIIACNSVAPVSFRGKVAAINGTDSLSGYLALGAFFSGVAEAGEVFFGRVEVTGGHVASMAAVRAGRADVAAIDCVSFALAQRYRPDLVDGLTIIGESPSAPSLPYVTASAHDRDVRARIEAGVRRAFDDVDLGAVREALLLDKICLLPPDSYDREVQRLKAAAEKIKWPS; this is translated from the coding sequence ATGATTGCCAGCCTGCCCATGTATGACTGGCCCGAGATGCGGGCCGCAACCGATGCCTGGTGGGCGGGTCTGTCTCGCAGCCTAGGACGCGAGGGTGTCACCGACCGCCCCGATGCCCTGCTGCGGGAGGGGGATTTCAAGCAGCCGTGGAGCCGCCCGGATCTCCTGCTGAGCCAGACCTGCGGCTTTCCGCTCGTCGAGAGCTTCGCCCCCAATCTCTCGATCCTGGGCTCGCCCGCTTATGCCGCCAAGGGCTGCGACGGACCCACCTATTGCAGCATGATCATTGCCTGCAATTCGGTGGCGCCCGTATCCTTCAGGGGCAAGGTGGCAGCCATCAACGGCACCGACTCCCTCTCCGGCTACCTCGCCTTGGGGGCGTTTTTCAGTGGCGTGGCCGAAGCCGGTGAAGTGTTCTTCGGACGCGTCGAGGTCACGGGCGGACATGTGGCCTCCATGGCCGCCGTGAGAGCAGGGCGTGCCGATGTGGCAGCGATCGACTGTGTGAGCTTCGCGCTTGCACAGCGTTATCGGCCGGATCTGGTCGACGGTTTGACGATCATCGGTGAGAGCCCATCGGCGCCGAGCCTGCCCTATGTCACCGCCTCGGCTCATGATCGGGACGTGCGGGCGCGGATCGAAGCCGGAGTGCGAAGGGCCTTTGACGATGTCGACCTCGGCGCCGTTCGCGAGGCGCTGTTGTTGGACAAGATCTGTCTCCTGCCGCCTGACAGCTACGATCGGGAGGTTCAGCGGCTGAAGGCGGCCGCCGAAAAAATCAAATGGCCCTCTTGA
- a CDS encoding MbcA/ParS/Xre antitoxin family protein codes for MMHAEATSSALNFVDGPDLGSRRQREALSGPAVRLFLRLADVWQLPVNDRLILLGGIARQTYHNWQGGKASALSRDQLERISLILGIHKGLKLVFVEDAGAMRWLKSANRDMPFGGRSPLAHMLNGAMDDLYAVRRYLDAWRGVK; via the coding sequence ATGATGCACGCAGAGGCGACGAGTTCCGCCCTCAATTTCGTCGACGGTCCCGATCTTGGATCGCGCCGTCAACGGGAAGCCCTGTCGGGTCCGGCCGTACGGCTGTTCCTGCGCCTCGCCGACGTCTGGCAATTGCCGGTGAATGACAGGCTCATCCTCCTCGGCGGCATCGCGCGCCAGACCTATCACAATTGGCAGGGCGGCAAGGCCTCGGCGCTGTCGCGCGACCAGCTGGAGCGCATCTCGCTCATTCTCGGAATTCACAAGGGGCTGAAGCTGGTTTTCGTCGAGGACGCCGGGGCGATGCGCTGGCTGAAGAGCGCCAATCGTGACATGCCCTTCGGCGGCCGCTCACCGCTTGCCCACATGCTCAATGGCGCCATGGATGATCTCTATGCGGTGCGCCGCTATCTCGATGCATGGCGCGGTGTGAAATGA